One window from the genome of Saccharomyces mikatae IFO 1815 strain IFO1815 genome assembly, chromosome: 6 encodes:
- the SMKI06G3690 gene encoding uncharacterized protein (similar to Saccharomyces cerevisiae YPL264C), whose translation MTLQRISKDYLKPNYGLILLIVSYFFNSSMVVSTKILENDPLKTSQPRINPLQILLVRMSITYCCTLVYMHWNKKSVPDIPWGPASCRKWLILRGIMGFFGVFGMYFSLMYLSISDAVLITFMSPTLTIFLSFLLLGEPFSKLEALGSIISFSGVVLIIRPTFLFGQQTQGQEASQDDIVETQNPKLRLVAIGVSLLGVCGLSSVYIIIRYIGNKAHAIMSVSYFSLVTTVVAALGVILIPSMTLQLPHSWKQWGLFLNLGVSGFIHQILLTMGIQRERAGRGSLMTYTQVIYAVFWDVVLFHHWPNIWTWCGMAVIVTSTIWVINMRASKQNVVATSELLSTSDFELDELED comes from the coding sequence ATGACGCTACAAAGAATCAGTAAAGATTACTTAAAGCCCAATTATGGGCTTATCTTACTTATAGTGTCTTACTTTTTTAACTCTTCTATGGTAGTTTCTACCAAAATTCTAGAAAATGACCCACTAAAAACTTCGCAACCGCGAATTAATCCTCTGCAAATTCTGCTAGTAAGGATGTCTATTACGTACTGTTGTACCCTCGTATATATGCAttggaataaaaaaagtgttCCCGACATTCCATGGGGTCCGGCATCATGTAGGAAATGGTTGATACTTCGAGGCATTATGGGATTCTTCGGTGTTTTTGGAATgtacttttctttaatgtATCTGAGTATCAGTGATGCTGTCTTAATAACCTTCATGTCACCAACGCTGactatttttctttcgtttCTGTTATTAGGTGAGCCATTCAGTAAACTTGAAGCCTTGGGATCTATAATTTCATTCTCCGGAGTTGTGTTAATCATTCGACCCACATTTCTGTTTGGTCAACAAACCCAAGGTCAAGAAGCTTCACAAGACGATATTGTTGAAACTCAAAATCCCAAGTTAAGACTTGTTGCCATTGGAGTGAGTTTATTGGGAGTTTGCGGACTAAGCAGTGTTTACATCATTATAAGGTATATCGGTAACAAGGCACACGCTATAATGAGTGTCAGTTATTTCTCGTTGGTCACCACTGTTGTGGCTGCTCTTGGTGTGATCCTGATTCCCTCGATGACTTTGCAGCTGCCTCATTCGTGGAAACAATGGGGGCTGTTCCTGAACTTGGGCGTTTCTGGTTtcattcatcaaattttaCTGACGATGGGAATTCAAAGGGAGCGTGCAGGCAGGGGCTCATTGATGACTTATACTCAAGTTATATACGCTGTTTTCTGGGATGTCGTGCTATTTCATCATTGGCCAAACATATGGACGTGGTGTGGTATGGCGGTCATCGTTACTTCTACTATATGGGTGATTAACATGAGGGCCTCCAAACAAAATGTTGTAGCCACTAGTGAATTACTTTCTACGTCGGATTTTGAATTAGATGAGTTAGAAGATTGA
- the DIP5 gene encoding dicarboxylic amino acid permease encodes MPLKKMFTSASSRNSSSLENDHDAYYSKQDADNFPVKEQEIYNIDLEENNVSSRSSTSTSPSARDDSFAIADGKDENTRLKKELKARHISMIAIGGSLGTGLLIGTGTALLTGGPVAMLIAYAFVGLLVFFTMACLGEMASYIPLDGFTSYASRYVDPALGFAIGYTYLFKYFILPPNQLTAAALVIQYWISRDRVNPGVWITIFLVVIVAINIVGVKFFGEFEFWLSSFKVMVMLGLILLLFIIMLGGGPDHDRLGFRYWRDPGAFKEYSTAITGSTGKFTSFVAVFVYSLFSYTGIELTGIVCSEAENPRKSVPKAIKLTVYRIIVFYLCTVFLLGMCVAYNDPRLLSTKGKSMSAAASPFVVAIQNSGIKVLPHIFNACVLVFVFSACNSDLYVSSRNLYALAIDGKAPKIFAKTSKWGVPYNALILSVLFCCLAYMNVSSGSAKIFNYFVNVVSMFGILSWITILIVYIYFDKACRAQGIDKSKFAYVAPGQRYGAYFALSFCILIALIKNFTVFLGHKFDYKTFITGYIGLPVYILSWAGYKLIYKTKVIKSTDVDLYTFKEIYDREEEEGRIKDQEREERLQRNGKNMEWFYEKFLGRIF; translated from the coding sequence ATGCCTCTAAAAAAGATGTTTACTAGCGCATCGTCTCGTAACTCTTCTTCCCTTGAAAACGACCATGATGCGTATTATTCCAAGCAGGATGCAGATAATTTCCCTGTGAAGGAGCAGGAAATCTATAATATTGACCTGGAGGAAAACAATGTATCTTCTCGTTCATCGACCTCTACATCACCTTCAGCAAGGGACGATTCCTTTGCAATTGCAGATGGTAAAGATGAAAACACAAGGTTGAAGAAGGAATTGAAGGCAAGACATATTTCTATGATTGCGATTGGTGGGTCATTGGGTACAGGTCTGCTTATAGGTACAGGTACTGCTCTATTAACCGGGGGTCCCGTTGCGATGTTAATTGCGTATGCCTTTGTTGGTCTGTTGGTTTTTTTCACCATGGCCTGTCTTGGTGAAATGGCATCCTATATTCCACTGGACGGTTTTACAAGTTATGCCTCACGATATGTGGACCCTGCTTTGGGTTTTGCCATTGGCTATACTtaccttttcaaatatttcatcTTACCTCCAAATCAACTTACTGCGGCGGCTTTAGTCATTCAGTATTGGATCAGCAGAGACCGCGTTAACCCCGGTGTGTGGATTACTATCTTCTTGGTTGTGATTGTTGCCATCAATATCGTTGGTGTAAAATTCTTTGGTGagtttgaattttggtTGTCCAGTTTTAAGGTTATGGTAATGTTAGGTTTGATCTTGTTACTGTTTATCATCATGCTTGGTGGGGGTCCTGACCATGATCGATTAGGGTTTAGATACTGGCGTGATCCTGGTGCGTTCAAAGAGTACTCGACAGCCATCACTGGTAGTACGGGCAAATTTACTTCCTTTGTTGCGGTTTTTGTTTACAGTCTTTTCAGTTACACGGGTATTGAACTGACAGGTATTGTTTGTTCTGAAGCAGAAAATCCAAGGAAAAGTGTTCCAAAAGCAATTAAATTGACAGTTTATCGtatcattgttttctacCTATGCAccgtttttcttttaggTATGTGTGTTGCATACAATGACCCTCGTTTACTTTCTACAAAAGGTAAGAGTATGTCTGCAGCTGCATCTCCATTTGTGGTTGCCATCCAAAATTCAGGCATCAAAGTTTTACCCCATATTTTCAACGCTTGTGTCCTAGTTTTCGTCTTCAGTGCTTGTAACTCGGACTTGTATGTTTCTTCCAGAAACTTATACGCACTAGCTATTGATGGTAAAGCGCCCAAGATCTTCGCTAAGACAAGTAAATGGGGTGTTCCTTACAACGCCTTAATACTCTCAGTGTTATTCTGCTGCTTGGCGTATATGAATGTGTCTTCAGGATCAGCAAAGATTTTCAACTATTTCGTTAATGTTGTATCAATGTTCGGTATCTTGAGTTGGATCACCattttgattgtttacatcTACTTTGATAAAGCCTGCCGTGCTCAAGGGATCGATAAATCTAAATTTGCTTATGTTGCCCCTGGTCAACGTTACGGGGCCTATTTTGCTTTAAGCTTTTGCATTTTGATCGCtttgatcaaaaatttcactgTTTTCCTTGGTCATAAATTCGATTATAAAACTTTCATCACTGGGTATATTGGCTTGCCGGTCTATATTTTATCCTGGGCTGGATACAAATTGATTTATAAGACCAAAGTGATCAAATCAACCGACGTGGATCTATACACATTCAAGGAAATATACGATagggaagaagaagagggCAGGATAAAAGACCAAGAAAGGGAAGAGCGTTTGCAAAGAAACGGTAAAAATATGGAATGGttttatgaaaaattccTGGGTAGGATCTTTTAG
- the DIM1 gene encoding putative dimethyladenosine transferase (similar to Saccharomyces cerevisiae DIM1 (YPL266W); ancestral locus Anc_6.1) → MGKAAKKKYSGATSSKQVSAEKHLSSVFKFNTDLGQHILKNPLVAQGIVDKAQIRPSDVVLEVGPGTGNLTVRILEQAKSVVAVEMDPRMAAELTKRVRGTQVEKKLEIMLGDFMKTELPYFDICISNTPYQISSPLVFKLINQPRPPRVSILMFQREFALRLLARPGDSLYCRLSANVQMWANVTHIMKVGKNNFRPPPQVESSVVRLEIKNPRPQVDYNEWDGLLRIVFVRKNRTISAGFKSTTVMDILEKNYKTFLAMNNEMVDDTKGSMHDLIKEKISTVLKETDLGDKRAGKCDQNDFLRLLYAFHQVGIHFS, encoded by the coding sequence atGGGCAAGGctgcaaagaaaaagtactCCGGGGCAACGTCATCGAAGCAAGTTTCTGCAGAGAAACATCTAAGTTCTGTATTCAAATTCAACACTGATCTTGGCCAgcatattttgaagaaccCTTTGGTAGCACAGGGGATTGTTGATAAAGCACAGATCAGGCCCTCAGATGTTGTTTTAGAAGTCGGTCCTGGTACAGGTAACCTAACAGTGAGAATTCTCGAACAAGCGAAAAGCGTAGTGGCCGTAGAAATGGATCCTAGAATGGCAGCAGAATTAACCAAGAGAGTACGTGGCACCCAGGTggagaagaaattagaaaTTATGCTGGGAGATTTTATGAAGACTGAATTACCGTACTTCGATATCTGTATCAGTAACACACCCTACCAGATTTCATCACCCTTGGTTTTCAAGTTAATCAACCAGCCAAGACCGCCAAGAGTGTCCATTCTTATGTTCCAAAGAGAGTTCGCTTTAAGACTATTGGCGAGACCAGGCGACTCCTTGTATTGTAGGTTGTCCGCCAATGTACAGATGTGGGCTAATGTTACGCATATCATGAAAGTGGGGAAGAACAACTTCAGACCACCACCGCAAGTGGAGTCCAGCGTTGTCAGACTGGAGATCAAAAACCCAAGGCCGCAAGTGGATTACAATGAATGGGACGGCTTATTAAGAATCGTATTTGTAAGGAAAAACAGAACAATTTCAGCCGGTTTCAAATCCACCACTGTGATGGACATCCTAGAGAAAAACTATAAAACATTCCTAGCTATGAACAATGAAATGGTCGACGATACAAAGGGCTCCATGCACGATCTCATCAAGGAGAAGATTTCCACCGTGCTGAAGGAGACCGACCTAGGTGATAAAAGAGCCGGTAAATGTGACCAAAACGATTTTCTAAGACTGTTATATGCTTTCCACCAAGTCGGCATACACTTTTCATGA
- the ACM1 gene encoding Acm1p (similar to Saccharomyces cerevisiae ACM1 (YPL267W); ancestral locus Anc_6.2), whose translation MISPSKKRSILSSKNINQKPRAIIKGNELRSPSKRRSQIDTDYALRRSPIRTVQIPKNTQFLVYEETIEERDHIINSHKKEVCNNKIFLCNENNPSQVKENLSPGKLCPNETVRLREGRRTALKDLSIDEFKGYVQDPLTDETIPLTLPLGTKKITLPSFVTPPRNSKISGFFTGKHQGQNPKTTFSRSTDDVHQNKVVRKLSFRICEDE comes from the coding sequence ATGATATCACCATCCAAAAAGAGAAGCATTTTATCCAGTAAAAACATTAACCAAAAACCACGGGCCATAATAAAAGGAAACGAACTTCGCTCACCATCAAAGAGAAGATCGCAAATAGACACGGATTATGCATTAAGGCGAAGTCCCATAAGGACAGTTCAAATTCCAAAAAACACACAGTTTCTGGTCTATGAAGAAACaatagaagaaagagaTCACATTATTAACAGCCACAAGAAAGAAGTATGCAATAATaagatatttttatgtaatgaaaataatccTTCacaagtaaaagaaaacctcTCGCCCGGTAAACTTTGCCCTAATGAAACGGTCCGTTTAAGAGAAGGACGGAGAACCGCATTAAAGGATTTAAGCATTGATGAGTTCAAGGGTTACGTGCAAGATCCTCTCACTGATGAAACGATACCGTTGACATTGCCATTAGgcaccaaaaaaattactCTGCCCAGTTTTGTCACTCCGCCAAGAAATTCGAAGATCTCTGGTTTTTTCACTGGTAAGCACCAAGGACAGAATCCAAAAACTACGTTCTCTCGTTCGACCGATGATGTACATCAAAACAAAGTAGTGAGAAAGCTTTCCTTTCGCATCTGTGAAGATGAATAA